Proteins from one Phyllobacterium zundukense genomic window:
- a CDS encoding polysaccharide pyruvyl transferase family protein, producing MKIALLGQFGSGNTGNDGSLEAMLDFLRSSKIDAELLCICSNPEAIAKKYNIETISIRVLVSRGLWFNRINRMLGDIPRQVIGFYTIFAQLNGLDLMIIPGTGILDDFQETAFGWPFVILRWCLAARLNGMRIAFVSVGAGPIRLPLSRLFLKTGARMAHYRSYRDKLSRDFMKSIGFDVSRDPLSADLAFGLPAAAESGRDNPDTVCVGVGIMAYSGWKKADEDGEAIYRTYLDKIAEFISWLQERGLNVRLLTGDIVDRRAVADIMNMFPQNEAHSGSMHIVAEEMTSLHDVMAQIAHTDIVVATRYHNVICALRMGRPVISLAYSTKNDALLNATGLEEYCHYVETFDVDVLKSQVEKMLAERARLVLEVKKGVAAFQTQLAEQEAYIHSILVDPVEQRGEIKDVSQLPQS from the coding sequence ATGAAAATCGCCTTGCTGGGTCAGTTCGGCAGCGGAAATACGGGCAATGACGGCTCACTTGAAGCCATGCTGGACTTTCTGCGTTCATCAAAGATCGACGCGGAGCTGCTCTGCATTTGTTCCAATCCGGAGGCTATTGCGAAAAAGTATAATATTGAGACGATAAGTATCCGTGTACTTGTCTCAAGAGGCCTCTGGTTCAATCGCATCAATCGAATGCTCGGTGATATTCCCCGACAAGTGATCGGATTCTATACAATCTTCGCTCAACTCAATGGACTGGATCTGATGATTATCCCAGGAACAGGGATACTGGACGATTTTCAGGAGACCGCATTTGGCTGGCCTTTCGTGATCCTCAGATGGTGTTTGGCCGCCAGACTGAACGGTATGCGCATTGCCTTTGTCAGCGTCGGTGCCGGACCAATCAGACTGCCTCTGAGCCGCTTGTTCTTGAAAACCGGCGCGCGGATGGCACACTATCGTTCCTATCGCGACAAACTATCGCGAGATTTCATGAAGAGTATCGGTTTCGATGTTAGTCGCGATCCCTTGAGCGCTGATCTCGCTTTTGGTCTTCCTGCTGCGGCGGAATCCGGTCGTGACAACCCGGATACAGTATGCGTTGGGGTGGGCATAATGGCTTATTCCGGCTGGAAGAAAGCCGACGAAGACGGCGAGGCCATTTATCGCACATATCTGGACAAGATAGCCGAGTTCATTTCCTGGCTGCAGGAGCGCGGACTGAACGTAAGATTGTTGACGGGAGATATCGTTGATCGCCGGGCGGTTGCCGACATCATGAATATGTTTCCCCAGAATGAAGCCCATAGCGGCAGCATGCATATTGTGGCGGAGGAGATGACCTCTTTGCATGACGTGATGGCGCAAATTGCGCACACCGATATCGTTGTGGCGACGCGCTATCACAATGTGATCTGTGCGCTGCGAATGGGCCGCCCGGTGATTTCGCTGGCCTACTCGACAAAAAACGACGCGCTGCTCAATGCAACCGGCCTTGAAGAATATTGCCACTATGTCGAGACATTCGATGTCGACGTTTTGAAATCCCAGGTTGAGAAAATGCTGGCCGAGCGTGCACGTCTTGTATTGGAAGTGAAAAAAGGCGTCGCTGCCTTCCAGACGCAACTGGCAGAGCAAGAAGCTTATATCCACTCGATCCTGGTCGATCCTGTTGAACAGCGCGGCGAAATCAAGGACGTGAGCCAGCTTCCCCAATCCTGA
- a CDS encoding oligosaccharide flippase family protein yields MAALEQYSQVIVSISMIAVLSRLLDSTAIGLAVIGLGIGTIAFNFREFVTSEYLIQREDVSEEDVRTGFTLIFGFSVAIGSLLILLAHWFAGFYSEAGLSAFVCVLAISGVIDAPVSTIAALLRRDMEFGNLTRINALGSIVNALVTIAFAWFGFGFMSFAWGTLSSALVRMVLAFHARPIFWMFRPRLKGWYEFFIFGGYKGASTVLDRTYEALPQLVLGRIMPLTAVGLFNRANVVCGLPDKILLSAIFSVAFPAFAAEARAQRSVKDAYLKIISYITALYWPAVLVVAILAHPIVHVALGQAWDATVPLVQILSVAAIFWFPNILTFPVLVALGANREAFRANFIGRGMSIIVICTASFFGLYALVLSQFIALPFQMLISLIYVRRHAPFHWRELFAILTKSAVVTFGGILGPLCVLAANGFAFDLSILQALVAGLFSAIGWVAALVIVKHPFLEELTRIVGLFLPRLLPSKQGVPAE; encoded by the coding sequence ATGGCGGCCTTGGAACAATATTCACAGGTGATTGTCAGCATATCGATGATTGCCGTTCTGTCCCGTCTGTTAGACAGCACGGCGATCGGGCTTGCGGTCATTGGCCTGGGGATAGGAACCATTGCGTTCAATTTCCGAGAGTTCGTGACGTCGGAGTATCTCATTCAACGCGAAGATGTTTCAGAGGAAGACGTTCGTACTGGCTTTACACTTATATTCGGCTTTTCGGTTGCAATCGGCTCGCTTCTTATTCTCTTGGCCCACTGGTTTGCGGGTTTTTATTCCGAAGCGGGCCTTAGTGCATTCGTCTGTGTTCTGGCAATTTCCGGTGTGATCGATGCACCAGTCAGTACCATCGCTGCATTGCTGCGCCGGGATATGGAGTTTGGCAACCTCACACGCATCAACGCACTGGGGAGCATTGTCAACGCCTTGGTAACCATAGCGTTTGCATGGTTTGGCTTTGGCTTTATGAGTTTTGCGTGGGGAACACTTTCATCTGCATTGGTCAGAATGGTTCTTGCATTCCATGCACGACCGATTTTCTGGATGTTCAGGCCACGACTGAAAGGCTGGTACGAGTTCTTCATTTTCGGTGGCTACAAGGGTGCTTCGACCGTTCTTGACAGAACATATGAGGCGCTTCCCCAGCTGGTATTGGGGCGCATTATGCCTTTGACTGCCGTCGGCCTTTTTAACCGAGCCAATGTTGTCTGCGGACTCCCCGACAAAATATTGCTGTCGGCGATTTTTTCAGTCGCGTTTCCTGCATTTGCCGCCGAAGCGAGAGCCCAACGAAGCGTCAAGGACGCCTATCTCAAAATCATCAGTTATATCACAGCACTCTATTGGCCCGCTGTTCTCGTCGTTGCTATTCTTGCTCACCCGATCGTGCACGTCGCCCTTGGCCAAGCTTGGGATGCCACAGTTCCGCTTGTGCAAATCCTGTCAGTCGCGGCCATCTTCTGGTTTCCCAACATTTTGACGTTCCCGGTGTTGGTTGCTCTCGGTGCGAACCGGGAAGCGTTCCGGGCAAATTTTATCGGCCGGGGCATGTCGATAATTGTCATCTGTACCGCGAGCTTCTTTGGATTGTATGCGCTGGTGCTAAGCCAATTCATCGCTCTGCCGTTCCAGATGCTGATTTCGCTCATCTATGTTCGCCGGCATGCGCCATTTCACTGGCGGGAGTTGTTCGCAATACTCACCAAAAGTGCGGTAGTGACTTTCGGGGGGATTCTGGGACCACTCTGTGTTCTTGCCGCAAATGGCTTCGCGTTCGATCTCTCCATTCTGCAGGCACTTGTTGCTGGCCTATTTTCGGCAATCGGGTGGGTGGCGGCTCTGGTCATCGTCAAGCATCCATTCCTCGAAGAGCTTACCCGGATCGTTGGCCTGTTTTTGCCGCGGCTTCTGCCGAGCAAGCAGGGAGTGCCGGCCGAATGA
- a CDS encoding glutamate-1-semialdehyde 2,1-aminomutase, whose amino-acid sequence MTQLINNFEESSRLRTLAHHVIPGGAHTYAKGDDQYPQLSPGFIAKGFGSHVWDVDGNEYIEYGMGNRAVGLGHAFASVLEAATHQLQLGCNFTRPADIEVHCAETFLETISSAEMVKFCKDGSDATSGAVRLARAVTGRDMIARCGDHPFFSTDDWFIGNTEMNAGIPDAVQKLTVTFKYDDLDSIRALFNRYPGKIAALILEPSRGDDPKNNFLHAARDLCHSNGALFILDEMITGFRWHKGGAQQLYRIEPDLSCFGKALGNGFSVSALAGKREYMKLGGLEQTGSPRVFLLSTTHGAETHALAAAIATMRIYQDEPVIEHLYDQGEALRTGINQVIARHGVGEYFRVTGRSCCLAYATLDQAKTPSQAFRTLFLQETIKRGVLMPSLVVSYTHSDDDVQRTIDAVDGALGIYKQALENGVENYLVGKPSQVVFRRFNRPPVAERALELAGNG is encoded by the coding sequence ATGACACAGTTGATTAACAATTTCGAAGAATCAAGCCGCCTGCGCACACTTGCCCACCATGTAATTCCCGGAGGGGCACATACCTATGCCAAGGGCGACGATCAATATCCGCAGCTATCGCCAGGCTTCATAGCCAAAGGTTTCGGTAGCCACGTATGGGATGTCGATGGCAATGAATACATAGAATACGGAATGGGAAACCGTGCCGTTGGACTGGGCCATGCATTTGCTTCCGTCCTGGAGGCAGCGACACATCAGTTGCAGCTCGGGTGCAATTTTACCCGCCCCGCCGACATAGAAGTGCACTGTGCAGAAACCTTCCTCGAAACCATCTCTAGTGCCGAAATGGTGAAGTTTTGCAAAGATGGATCGGATGCAACATCCGGCGCGGTCCGGTTGGCAAGAGCGGTGACCGGACGGGATATGATCGCGCGCTGCGGTGATCATCCATTTTTTTCCACCGACGACTGGTTTATCGGTAACACCGAGATGAACGCAGGGATCCCTGATGCCGTGCAGAAACTCACCGTTACTTTCAAATACGATGACCTTGATAGCATACGTGCGCTATTCAACAGGTACCCGGGGAAAATCGCGGCGCTAATCCTTGAGCCGTCACGTGGTGATGATCCGAAGAATAATTTCCTTCATGCAGCGCGTGATCTTTGCCACAGCAACGGAGCCTTGTTTATTCTGGACGAAATGATCACAGGCTTTCGTTGGCACAAAGGTGGCGCTCAGCAGCTCTATCGCATTGAACCTGATTTGTCCTGCTTCGGCAAAGCACTGGGCAACGGATTCTCCGTCTCTGCTCTTGCTGGCAAACGCGAATACATGAAACTTGGCGGACTTGAACAAACGGGTAGTCCGCGCGTATTCCTGCTTTCCACAACTCATGGCGCAGAAACCCATGCCTTGGCTGCAGCCATCGCTACGATGCGCATCTATCAAGACGAGCCTGTCATCGAGCACCTGTATGATCAAGGTGAAGCTCTAAGAACCGGCATAAATCAAGTCATCGCTCGTCACGGTGTCGGCGAATATTTCCGGGTTACCGGTCGGTCCTGCTGCCTCGCTTATGCGACGCTGGATCAAGCCAAGACGCCGTCTCAAGCATTCCGGACGTTGTTCCTACAAGAAACCATCAAGCGCGGCGTGCTTATGCCATCACTAGTGGTCAGTTATACGCACAGCGATGACGACGTTCAGCGCACGATCGACGCGGTCGATGGGGCGCTTGGTATCTACAAGCAGGCTCTCGAGAACGGTGTTGAAAATTATCTCGTAGGTAAGCCATCGCAAGTTGTATTCCGGCGCTTTAATAGACCGCCGGTTGCCGAACGCGCGCTGGAACTAGCAGGCAATGGCTGA
- a CDS encoding NAD-dependent epimerase/dehydratase family protein codes for MKVLVTGHRGYIGTVMAPFLMKAGHEVHGYDAELYRSCSYAPGGSIADIPAVCKDVRDVTVSDLKGFDAIIHLAALSNDPLSNLNPDITYEINHRGSVKFAETAKKAGVSRFLFASSCSNYGKSGEGMIDETGQLNPVTAYGSSKVLAEKDIAKLADDNFTPVYLRPATAYGLSPMLRFDIVLNNLVAWAVTEGVILLKSDGSPWRPIVHIEDISRAFLAAMEAPKAKVHNEAFNVGQSAHNYRIREIAEIVAQVVPGCRLEFADDAGPDTRSYRVSFEKIARVLPAFKPVWDARAGAEQLHAAYMSAGLTLQEFEGPRYQRISNIRKSLDEGTLNQSLRRIPSSSRHPALADAVI; via the coding sequence ATGAAAGTACTTGTGACAGGGCATCGCGGTTATATTGGAACGGTCATGGCGCCTTTCCTGATGAAAGCCGGCCATGAGGTTCACGGCTACGACGCCGAGCTTTATCGCAGTTGTTCCTACGCCCCAGGCGGTTCGATTGCGGACATTCCGGCGGTTTGCAAGGACGTACGAGACGTGACGGTGAGCGATCTCAAAGGCTTCGACGCGATTATTCATCTCGCCGCATTGTCGAATGATCCGCTCAGCAACCTCAATCCGGATATCACGTATGAAATCAACCATCGCGGCAGCGTGAAGTTTGCTGAAACGGCAAAGAAGGCCGGTGTTTCCCGATTTCTCTTTGCTTCGTCCTGCAGCAACTACGGCAAGTCGGGCGAGGGCATGATAGATGAGACCGGACAGCTCAATCCGGTTACGGCCTATGGCTCGTCCAAAGTGCTTGCCGAGAAGGACATTGCGAAGCTCGCTGATGACAATTTCACACCTGTCTATTTGAGGCCTGCAACCGCCTATGGTCTGTCTCCGATGCTGCGATTTGATATCGTTTTGAACAACCTCGTCGCTTGGGCGGTCACCGAAGGTGTCATCCTGCTCAAATCCGATGGGTCGCCCTGGCGTCCGATCGTCCACATCGAAGATATTTCTCGCGCCTTCCTCGCCGCCATGGAAGCTCCAAAAGCCAAAGTACACAACGAAGCATTTAACGTCGGTCAGTCGGCGCATAATTACCGCATTCGGGAAATTGCAGAGATTGTGGCGCAGGTCGTGCCCGGTTGCAGGCTTGAATTTGCAGATGATGCGGGTCCCGACACGCGTTCCTACCGTGTAAGTTTCGAAAAAATCGCTCGGGTTCTGCCAGCGTTCAAGCCCGTCTGGGACGCAAGGGCCGGTGCAGAGCAGTTGCATGCTGCTTACATGAGTGCCGGATTGACCCTCCAGGAATTCGAGGGGCCACGCTATCAACGCATCAGCAACATCCGGAAGTCGCTGGACGAGGGCACATTGAACCAGAGTCTCCGCCGTATTCCGTCGTCATCTCGGCATCCGGCTTTGGCCGATGCTGTCATATGA
- a CDS encoding glycosyltransferase family 4 protein, whose protein sequence is MKFAYFVRPHLGGTYTVFKQLRKGLAMHGIDVHWLGFGDPLLPEWQSEAAFGTMVDAGEAADEQEQARLVAAAVQNGGFDGVFVNVLTDRIQMNIARYLPADVMRIMIVHNITPGTYAAAVAIKDHVHATIGVSERCRRDLVEKYKFDKERTFVIANAIDIEPFTALKRVSREAHGLRMLSLGRVEDTSKGVFWLTGILDNSPASVNLTVAGSGPDLEQLKKKLAHHKDRVTFLGAIQPDLIPQLLFEHDALIMPSRFEGYPMTLIEAMASGCVPIASHIQGVTDTIVADKKSGFLFPVGDYVEAARIISKLNADPAKLASASLAAKEAAEHAFTFEVMANGYHQVIDRVVATRPAIAAPLDLNDWSFPRGLRSGLRTYVPRPVKNWLRVMRERYAYTPFGSFS, encoded by the coding sequence ATGAAGTTCGCGTACTTCGTTCGACCGCACCTCGGCGGCACCTACACCGTGTTCAAGCAATTGCGCAAAGGTTTGGCAATGCACGGGATAGACGTGCATTGGCTCGGGTTCGGCGATCCTCTATTGCCGGAATGGCAATCCGAGGCGGCCTTCGGCACCATGGTGGATGCGGGCGAGGCGGCAGATGAACAGGAACAGGCGAGATTGGTCGCTGCTGCTGTACAGAATGGCGGATTCGATGGCGTATTCGTCAACGTTCTGACTGACCGCATCCAGATGAACATCGCGCGCTACTTGCCCGCCGATGTCATGCGTATCATGATCGTTCACAATATCACTCCGGGAACCTATGCGGCGGCTGTAGCTATCAAGGATCACGTCCACGCTACGATTGGAGTATCGGAGCGCTGTCGCCGGGATCTGGTAGAGAAATACAAATTTGACAAGGAGCGCACGTTTGTAATCGCCAACGCCATCGATATCGAACCATTCACGGCCTTGAAACGGGTTTCTCGCGAGGCACACGGCCTTCGAATGCTCTCTCTTGGCCGCGTTGAGGACACGTCCAAGGGTGTATTCTGGCTAACCGGTATCCTGGATAACTCGCCCGCATCGGTGAACCTGACGGTTGCTGGCAGTGGACCGGACCTGGAGCAACTGAAAAAAAAGCTGGCCCATCACAAAGACAGGGTAACCTTTTTAGGGGCAATTCAACCAGATCTTATTCCACAACTGCTGTTCGAACACGATGCTCTGATCATGCCGTCCCGATTCGAGGGCTACCCGATGACCCTTATCGAGGCGATGGCTTCAGGGTGCGTGCCAATTGCTTCGCATATACAAGGCGTAACGGATACTATTGTCGCTGACAAGAAAAGCGGCTTTCTCTTTCCGGTAGGTGACTACGTTGAGGCTGCACGGATCATTTCAAAGCTCAACGCCGATCCAGCCAAACTCGCCAGTGCTTCCCTTGCGGCAAAAGAGGCAGCCGAACATGCATTCACTTTCGAAGTAATGGCCAACGGATACCACCAGGTCATTGACCGTGTTGTCGCCACCAGACCGGCTATAGCCGCTCCGCTTGATCTAAACGACTGGTCTTTTCCTCGGGGCCTTCGTTCCGGCTTGCGCACATACGTGCCACGGCCAGTCAAGAACTGGTTGCGTGTTATGAGAGAGCGGTACGCCTATACGCCTTTTGGCTCTTTCTCGTAA
- a CDS encoding glycoside hydrolase family 140 protein gives MADWAEKRFFWLFLVSAMCCSFAAQAQQPVFPLQVSENHRYLQDTSGHPFLLTGDAAWSLIGDLSREEAEKYLADRQSRGFNTILVSLIEHRFSRNAPQNYYKHAPFARGGNFTRPNEAYFADADWILERARERGFLVLLTPAYLGTNGGDEGWYQEMHDAGADALRSYGRYLGQRYRRFDNIIWVQGGDWDPPTKTLVDALAQGIKEINPEALQTVHAGRDTDVLHSWEEKWLGLDTVYTYGDVHTANLERYLSGTARPFIFIEGMYEGEHNTTEQTIREIAYGAILSGAAGQVFGNNPVWHFAGPALFKQPLSWQEALSSRGAQSITHLKVFFETIAWWTLEPEQGKLLVAANPPLPGYAIGSRSAKSDLAVIYLSDRTSVTLDTAALAPTTQYARWFDPSSGQFSEALAKSRSTNTIAFETPRAQNSAGFSDWLLLLTDKD, from the coding sequence ATGGCTGACTGGGCCGAAAAAAGATTCTTCTGGCTGTTTCTTGTATCGGCGATGTGTTGCTCGTTCGCCGCCCAGGCACAGCAGCCGGTTTTTCCCCTGCAGGTCTCCGAAAACCATCGCTACCTCCAGGATACATCAGGTCACCCCTTTCTCCTGACAGGCGATGCGGCATGGTCGTTGATTGGAGATTTGTCGCGCGAGGAGGCAGAAAAGTACCTCGCCGATCGCCAGAGTCGGGGTTTTAACACGATACTGGTTTCACTGATCGAACATCGCTTCAGCAGAAATGCCCCGCAAAACTATTATAAACATGCTCCGTTTGCTCGCGGCGGAAACTTCACGAGGCCGAACGAGGCTTATTTTGCTGATGCAGACTGGATTTTGGAACGCGCTCGAGAACGGGGGTTTTTGGTTCTTTTGACACCGGCGTATCTGGGAACCAATGGAGGTGACGAGGGATGGTATCAGGAAATGCACGATGCGGGCGCGGATGCGCTCAGATCATACGGACGTTATCTCGGTCAGCGCTACCGCCGCTTCGATAATATTATCTGGGTTCAGGGTGGCGATTGGGACCCGCCCACAAAAACCTTGGTGGATGCTCTTGCACAGGGAATCAAGGAGATAAATCCTGAAGCCCTCCAAACGGTGCATGCGGGGCGGGATACGGATGTTCTTCACAGTTGGGAAGAAAAATGGCTCGGCCTTGATACGGTTTACACCTACGGCGATGTTCACACTGCCAACCTAGAACGCTATCTCTCCGGAACGGCGCGCCCATTCATTTTCATCGAAGGCATGTACGAAGGAGAGCACAACACGACCGAGCAAACTATTCGGGAGATCGCGTATGGCGCAATTCTTTCAGGAGCCGCCGGCCAAGTGTTTGGCAATAATCCGGTCTGGCATTTTGCCGGCCCGGCCCTCTTCAAACAACCGCTCAGCTGGCAGGAGGCGCTTTCCAGTCGCGGCGCCCAAAGCATAACTCATCTTAAAGTATTCTTTGAAACCATCGCCTGGTGGACACTCGAACCAGAACAGGGGAAACTTCTTGTCGCGGCGAATCCACCGCTTCCTGGATATGCCATTGGCAGTCGTTCGGCAAAGAGCGACCTCGCGGTGATCTACCTGTCCGACCGGACCAGCGTCACCCTCGATACAGCAGCGCTAGCGCCAACAACACAATACGCTCGCTGGTTTGATCCTTCCTCCGGGCAATTCAGTGAAGCGCTCGCGAAAAGTCGTTCCACTAACACCATCGCATTCGAGACCCCACGGGCGCAAAACTCAGCGGGTTTTTCGGACTGGCTCCTTCTGCTGACCGATAAGGACTGA
- a CDS encoding glycosyltransferase family 2 protein, with protein sequence MKSVDVVIPNYNYGRYLRACVGSVLSQDVERLRVLIIDNASTDDSSEVARELAAMDPRVELRLRETNLGPHASFNEGIDWAESDYFLILCSDDFLVPGALNRAITIMEENPDIAYTYGRDVDIQGDSPIPSIAGQARPQYRLDSSRSFIERFCRLGVFQIPGPSIVIRTSVQKSTGYYRTELPHSDDYDVWLRLALHGSVAELDCIQAGIRTHGTNRSSDLWARQILHILHTADAAECFFAHEGGEMPDAKYLHRLARRGLAERAYWSAISHLLRGEKGVGELLKLAFRWRPVTAFLPPVGYLLQRPDTLRRLQRLVDMWARGTKRFRIGEAGSRP encoded by the coding sequence GTGAAGTCCGTTGACGTCGTCATACCAAACTATAATTACGGTCGCTATTTGCGGGCATGCGTTGGCAGCGTGCTGTCGCAGGATGTCGAGAGACTGCGCGTTCTGATCATCGACAACGCCTCAACCGATGACAGTTCCGAAGTTGCGCGAGAGCTTGCAGCGATGGATCCGCGTGTCGAGTTGCGGCTGCGCGAAACAAATCTTGGCCCGCACGCGTCGTTCAACGAGGGAATCGACTGGGCGGAATCGGATTATTTCCTTATATTATGTTCCGATGATTTCCTGGTACCGGGCGCGCTCAATCGTGCCATCACCATCATGGAAGAAAATCCCGACATTGCTTATACCTATGGTCGTGATGTGGATATCCAGGGCGACTCCCCGATTCCCAGTATAGCGGGACAGGCACGACCACAGTATCGGCTGGATAGCAGTCGCTCCTTCATCGAACGCTTCTGTCGTTTAGGGGTTTTCCAGATACCTGGACCATCGATTGTCATCAGGACCAGCGTGCAAAAAAGCACGGGTTATTATCGCACGGAACTTCCGCACAGCGATGACTACGATGTGTGGCTGCGCTTGGCGCTGCACGGCAGCGTAGCGGAGCTCGATTGCATTCAGGCGGGCATTCGCACGCACGGGACTAATCGCTCCAGCGATTTGTGGGCCCGTCAGATATTGCACATATTGCACACTGCCGATGCTGCCGAATGCTTCTTTGCCCATGAGGGTGGCGAAATGCCCGACGCCAAATATCTGCACCGTCTCGCGCGCCGCGGTTTGGCCGAGCGTGCTTACTGGTCGGCGATTTCCCACCTCCTTCGTGGGGAAAAGGGTGTGGGCGAGCTGTTGAAGCTGGCTTTCCGCTGGCGTCCTGTAACAGCGTTTCTGCCACCTGTCGGATATCTGCTTCAGAGGCCAGACACGCTGCGTCGCCTCCAGCGACTTGTTGATATGTGGGCGCGTGGAACCAAGCGTTTCAGGATTGGGGAAGCTGGCTCACGTCCTTGA
- a CDS encoding NAD(P)/FAD-dependent oxidoreductase encodes MERVECLIAGGGVIGLAIARSFARRGIETLIVEEAETIGTGTSSRNSEVIHAGIYYPQNSLKSRLCIEGRNALYAFAERHGVPHSRCGKLIVATNEVQVPILSTIAQGAETCGVSDLEHLSELEACRREPELTCTAALFSPSTGIIDSHSLMLALLGDAQDYGAAISFRTTIVSAETNADGLRMETIDASNGRTFELQASTFINACGLQAPAIASSITGLQREFIPDRRFAKGNYFSATGKTPFTHLIYPVPEEGGLGVHLTLDLHGRMRFGPDVEWVESIEYSVDPKRADRFYDEIRKYWPNLADGSLQPAYSGIRPKLTIGGEPITDFVIEGPATHGVKGLVNLFGIESPGLTSCLAIANHVSNMV; translated from the coding sequence TTGGAACGTGTGGAGTGCCTTATCGCGGGCGGAGGTGTCATCGGGCTGGCGATCGCTCGTTCGTTTGCGCGTCGCGGTATCGAGACTCTGATTGTCGAAGAGGCCGAAACAATCGGAACGGGCACGAGTTCGCGCAACTCCGAGGTTATCCACGCCGGCATCTATTACCCGCAAAACAGCCTGAAAAGCAGGTTATGTATCGAGGGCCGAAATGCTCTATATGCTTTTGCGGAGAGGCATGGCGTTCCGCATTCCCGCTGCGGCAAGCTGATCGTAGCTACAAACGAAGTTCAAGTTCCGATATTAAGTACCATAGCTCAAGGAGCGGAAACGTGCGGTGTTTCTGATCTGGAGCATTTGTCGGAGCTGGAAGCGTGCAGACGCGAGCCGGAACTAACGTGTACTGCTGCCCTGTTTTCGCCTTCAACGGGCATCATAGACAGCCACAGCTTGATGTTGGCGCTGCTCGGTGACGCGCAGGACTACGGCGCAGCAATTTCATTTCGGACCACCATCGTTTCCGCTGAAACCAACGCCGATGGTTTGCGAATGGAAACAATTGATGCCTCCAATGGACGCACGTTTGAGCTTCAGGCATCCACATTCATCAATGCGTGCGGCCTCCAGGCACCAGCCATCGCTTCATCCATTACCGGACTACAGCGAGAGTTCATCCCCGACAGGCGATTTGCCAAGGGCAACTATTTTTCGGCGACGGGCAAGACGCCGTTCACGCACCTGATTTATCCAGTCCCGGAAGAAGGGGGTTTAGGCGTTCATCTCACGCTTGATCTGCACGGCCGGATGCGGTTCGGTCCCGACGTCGAATGGGTGGAATCGATCGAATACAGTGTCGATCCTAAACGGGCAGACCGTTTCTACGACGAAATACGCAAATACTGGCCCAATCTCGCCGACGGTTCATTGCAGCCTGCTTACAGCGGCATCAGGCCAAAGCTGACCATCGGCGGCGAACCGATAACTGATTTCGTCATCGAAGGTCCTGCCACACACGGTGTCAAAGGTTTGGTGAATCTTTTTGGTATTGAAAGCCCGGGGCTGACATCCTGCCTTGCGATCGCAAACCATGTATCGAACATGGTGTGA